From a single Anabas testudineus chromosome 5, fAnaTes1.2, whole genome shotgun sequence genomic region:
- the fam219aa gene encoding protein FAM219A isoform X2, translating into MMEEIDKFQVPPVNGETQPLDPAASSTSEADTDTKGETVAMNYKPSPLQVQIEKQRDLARKGSVKNGTVGSPVNQQPKKNARTRLVVPNKGYSSLDQSPDEKPLVALDTDSDDDFDMSRYSSSGYSSAEQINQDLNIQLLKDGYRLDEIPDDEDLDLIPPKAVNPTCMCCQAAPSTACQIQ; encoded by the exons ATGATGGAAGAAATCGACAAGTTCCAAGTGCCCCCAGTCAACGGAGAGACACAGCCTCTG GATCCGGCAGCGTCGTCCACCTCAGAGGCAGACACTGATACAAAGGGAGAGACCGTGGCCATGAACTACAAGCCCTCACCACTTCAAGTCCAAATAG agaaacagagggaCCTTGCCAGGAAGGGATCAGTGAAGAATGGCACCGTGGGAAGTCCTGTCAATCAGCAACCCAAGAAGAACGCCAGGACACG GTTGGTTGTGCCAAACAAAGGCTACTCCTCTTTAGACCAGAGCCCAGATGAGAAGCCTCTGGTAGCTCTGGACACTGACAG TGATGATGACTTTGATATGTCCAGATACTCCTCATCAGGATACTCCTCAGCCGAG CAGATCAACCAGGACCTGAATATCCAACTTCTAAAAGATGGGTACCGGCTCGATGAGATCCCGGATGACGAGGACCTGGATCTGATCCCTCCTAAAGCAGTTAACCCCACTTGTATGTGCTGCCAGGCTGCTCCCTCAACAGCCTGCCAAATCCAGTAG
- the fam219aa gene encoding protein FAM219A isoform X1 has translation MMEEIDKFQVPPVNGETQPLDPAASSTSEADTDTKGETVAMNYKPSPLQVQIEKQRDLARKGSVKNGTVGSPVNQQPKKNARTRLVVPNKGYSSLDQSPDEKPLVALDTDSDDDFDMSRYSSSGYSSAEVRCLRDQQINQDLNIQLLKDGYRLDEIPDDEDLDLIPPKAVNPTCMCCQAAPSTACQIQ, from the exons ATGATGGAAGAAATCGACAAGTTCCAAGTGCCCCCAGTCAACGGAGAGACACAGCCTCTG GATCCGGCAGCGTCGTCCACCTCAGAGGCAGACACTGATACAAAGGGAGAGACCGTGGCCATGAACTACAAGCCCTCACCACTTCAAGTCCAAATAG agaaacagagggaCCTTGCCAGGAAGGGATCAGTGAAGAATGGCACCGTGGGAAGTCCTGTCAATCAGCAACCCAAGAAGAACGCCAGGACACG GTTGGTTGTGCCAAACAAAGGCTACTCCTCTTTAGACCAGAGCCCAGATGAGAAGCCTCTGGTAGCTCTGGACACTGACAG TGATGATGACTTTGATATGTCCAGATACTCCTCATCAGGATACTCCTCAGCCGAGGTGAGATGTCTGAGGGACCAG CAGATCAACCAGGACCTGAATATCCAACTTCTAAAAGATGGGTACCGGCTCGATGAGATCCCGGATGACGAGGACCTGGATCTGATCCCTCCTAAAGCAGTTAACCCCACTTGTATGTGCTGCCAGGCTGCTCCCTCAACAGCCTGCCAAATCCAGTAG